The Elaeis guineensis isolate ETL-2024a chromosome 14, EG11, whole genome shotgun sequence genome has a segment encoding these proteins:
- the LOC105057810 gene encoding exocyst complex component EXO70C1, giving the protein MPCNDRFNPPPSLPAFPPPLYPYLPLLLSLRLSSLSFSSSSLLPIFLLHSGGGRPQTRERELMEKVESPLYQGKSKEENIDDSNRKFKQEEEDKEDQINQGREEEKPDKEATKEDDQGDNSQATHSDATSISADIDHFLSVAGSGRDGQNQSHHDPPEIPATAIERSVSLVEKEITRYESVAGDWSRKSDDLSLLDAIDRISKFSATLSTIFPSEAKYVKAKKRAGAVVQRAMSFLEEEFRSLLEDSISKPEPRSKISKCKKPNSLPRPNHNNGSPTSPETTSGSPETDPIYPPVVVEKLRKIAGVMIAAGYETECCQVFIITRRNAFNDSLTKIGFQKMSIDDIQKMQWESLEGKIAACIKAFKHSITNSFSYERELAGLVFSGHQAIASSLFSNLARGVIIQLLNFAEAVAMTKCSAEKLFKVLDMYEALRDMNAEEMDNLFTAELEGSSSLRTDLQSEISSVRSRLGKAAVAIFCDLESSIKADDSRIPVPSGAIHPLTRYVMNYLKYASEYKNTLEQVFQDHQKSVNKSSGNDTNSINNDSRNFSPFAMQFIEAMDLLDSNLEAKSKLYKDPALSYIFLMNNGRYIMKKIKGSSEIPELLGDSLIRKRSSDLRQYHKNYQREAWSKVLACFKDEGLQVKGNVSKQMVKERFKSFNAMFEEIHRRQSSWVVSDEQMQSELRVSVSAVIVPAYRSFLGRFRQYLSSHKHVKYGADDLENYIDELFSGNPSVGMKKRT; this is encoded by the coding sequence tccgtctctcatctctctccttctcttcatCATCTCTCCTCCCCATTTTTCTTCTACATTCCGGAGGAGGACGTCCCCagacgagagagagagaattaaTGGAGAAAGTAGAATCTCCTCTTTATCAGGGGAAGAGCAAGGAAGAGAACATTGACGACTCCAATAGAAAATTCAAACAAGAGGAAGAAGATAAGGAGGACCAAATAAATCAaggtagagaagaagagaaaccaGATAAAGAAGCAACAAAGGAAGATGACCAAGGTGACAACAGCCAAGCCACCCATTCAGATGCCACTAGCATCTCTGCCGACATTGACCATTTCCTTTCGGTTGCCGGCAGCGGCAGAGATGGCCAGAATCAGAGTCATCATGATCCCCCCGAGATCCCAGCAACCGCCATCGAGCGGTCGGTATCACTGGTGGAGAAGGAGATCACCAGGTATGAGTCCGTCGCTGGCGATTGGTCTCGTAAAAGTGATGATCTCTCACTCCTCGATGCCATCGATCGGATCTCGAAGTTCTCAGCCACACTCTCTACCATCTTTCCTTCAGAGGCAAAGTATGTCAAGGCCAAGAAACGTGCCGGCGCCGTCGTCCAGCGAGCCATGTCATTCCTCGAAGAGGAATTCCGATCACTACTCGAGGATTCAATAAGCAAACCAGAGCCAAGGAGCAAGATTTCCAAGTGCAAGAAGCCAAACTCACTGCCCAGGCCTAATCACAACAATGGCAGCCCCACCTCACCGGAGACAACATCCGGCTCACCTGAAACGGATCCAATTTACCCACCTGTGGTCGTCGAGAAGCTAAGAAAGATCGCTGGGGTGATGATCGCTGCCGGGTATGAAACCGAGTGCTGCCAGGTATTCATCATCACCCGCCGCAATGCCTTCAACGACAGCCTGACCAAGATTGGATTCCAAAAGATGAGCATCGATGATATCCAGAAGATGCAGTGGGAATCACTGGAAGGGAAGATTGCTGCATGCATAAAAGCCTTCAAGCATTCTATCACCAACTCCTTCTCTTACGAGCGCGAACTCGCCGGCTTGGTCTTCTCCGGCCATCAAGCCATTGCCAGCAGCCTTTTCAGCAACCTTGCAAGAGGAGTCATCATTCAGCTACTCAATTTCGCCGAGGCCGTCGCCATGACCAAGTGCTCGGCGGAGAAGCTCTTCAAGGTGCTTGACATGTATGAGGCTCTAAGAGACATGAACGCAGAAGAGATGGACAACCTTTTCACAGCTGAGCTCGAAGGCTCCTCCTCTCTTCGCACCGATCTCCAGTCAGAGATTTCCTCCGTTCGGTCACGCCTCGGCAAGGCAGCAGTTGCAATCTTCTGTGACCTCGAGAGCTCCATCAAGGCTGACGACAGTAGGATCCCAGTGCCTAGTGGTGCCATCCACCCCCTCACTCGCTATGTCATGAACTACCTCAAATATGCCTCTGAATACAAGAATACTCTAGAGCAGGTCTTCCAAGATCATCAAAAATCTGTCAACAAGAGCAGCGGCAATGACACGAACAGCATCAATAATGATAGCAGAAATTTCAGTCCATTTGCCATGCAATTCATCGAGGCAATGGACTTGCTGGACTCGAACCTGGAGGCGAAGTCGAAGCTATACAAGGACCCGGCATTGAGCTACATTTTCTTGATGAACAATGGGAGGTACATCATGAAGAAGATCAAGGGTTCGTCGGAGATTCCGGAGCTACTCGGAGACTCTTTGATCAGGAAGCGATCGTCGGACCTGAGGCAGTACCACAAGAACTACCAGAGGGAGGCTTGGTCGAAGGTGCTGGCATGCTTCAAGGATGAGGGGCTGCAGGTGAAGGGGAATGTGTCAAAGCAGATGGTGAAGGAAAGGTTCAAGAGCTTCAATGCCATGTTTGAGGAGATTCACAGGAGGCAGAGCTCATGGGTGGTGAGTGATGAGCAGATGCAGTCGGAGCTGAGGGTGTCGGTGTCAGCGGTGATAGTTCCGGCGTATCGATCTTTCTTAGGGAGGTTCAGACAGTATTTGAGTTCGCATAAGCATGTCAAGTATGGGGCAGATGACTTGGAGAATTATATTGATGAGTTGTTCAGTGGAAACCCCTCAGTTGGGATGAAGAAGAGGACATGA